A window from Candidatus Hydrogenedentota bacterium encodes these proteins:
- a CDS encoding integration host factor subunit beta, translated as MTRHDLVMRLAKRMKIDPDLARSYVESFLETVLDILGTGERIEIRGFGVFQIEERAARVTRNPRSGETVIAKPKRTVKFKMGKELRDRVRSTTPQSEK; from the coding sequence GTGACCAGACATGATTTAGTAATGCGTTTGGCCAAACGCATGAAAATAGATCCCGATTTAGCCCGAAGCTATGTAGAGAGTTTTCTGGAAACGGTATTGGATATCTTGGGGACAGGCGAACGTATTGAGATCCGCGGTTTTGGAGTATTTCAGATTGAGGAACGTGCCGCACGGGTGACACGGAATCCACGCAGTGGAGAAACGGTAATCGCAAAGCCGAAGCGTACTGTTAAGTTTAAGATGGGAAAAGAATTGCGTGATCGTGTCCGAAGTACTACGCCCCAATCTGAGAAGTAA
- the tatC gene encoding twin-arginine translocase subunit TatC — MSRDEKRMSFTEHLGELRTRLIRSCVALLAAVIICYALSNQIFSLLSWPLRPLNESGIIVTDADPEAITEGADAEAAAAELPQKAIDKVQWTVLNPLEFIVVKFKIAGYGGLLLALPFILWQLCAFIFPGLFDNERRVIQILIFGCSLLALAGVSVAYFGVFPVVLPYLLEWIPEGVLVQLRLNETLNIIVILLFGFAAAFQFPMVVLILVYMGLLTPQGLKQYRKIAIVAMAILSAILTPPDPVSMIVMVTPLVILYELSILGSYLVVRRKQAKVTE, encoded by the coding sequence GTGTCTCGTGATGAAAAAAGAATGAGTTTTACCGAGCATCTCGGAGAATTGCGTACCCGTCTCATACGGTCATGCGTTGCCCTCTTGGCAGCTGTGATCATTTGTTATGCCTTATCGAACCAGATCTTTTCGCTCCTATCTTGGCCGCTCAGACCTTTGAACGAAAGCGGTATCATCGTCACAGACGCTGATCCGGAAGCAATTACCGAAGGTGCTGATGCCGAAGCGGCGGCTGCAGAGCTTCCCCAAAAAGCAATAGACAAGGTTCAATGGACCGTCCTTAATCCCCTTGAATTTATTGTTGTCAAATTTAAGATAGCCGGTTACGGCGGTTTATTACTTGCCCTTCCCTTCATTTTGTGGCAGCTTTGCGCCTTTATCTTTCCCGGTTTATTCGATAATGAACGACGTGTTATCCAAATATTAATATTCGGCTGTAGTCTGCTCGCTTTAGCGGGCGTGAGCGTTGCCTATTTTGGCGTCTTCCCCGTCGTATTGCCCTATCTTCTGGAATGGATACCTGAAGGCGTTCTCGTTCAACTGCGACTCAATGAAACCTTAAACATTATTGTAATTTTACTTTTTGGATTCGCCGCGGCATTCCAATTTCCCATGGTCGTCTTGATTTTGGTGTATATGGGCTTGCTGACACCGCAAGGATTGAAACAGTATCGGAAAATAGCGATTGTTGCCATGGCAATTTTATCCGCTATTTTGACCCCTCCCGATCCCGTTTCCATGATAGTCATGGTGACCCCTTTGGTGATCTTGTACGAGCTTAGTATTTTGGGCTCTTATTTGGTAGTGCGTCGCAAACAGGCGAAAGTAACGGAATAA
- a CDS encoding twin-arginine translocase TatA/TatE family subunit, which translates to MLGIGMGEMILIGVIALIIFGPEKFPDFAKIAIRTMRDIRGYMDDIQSEVTKELNPLKKEIKKLSSETESYIDKLSKETDLSDVLDNKSTPSTSSNVDPTDRQDDSSYTYAPVRSTPPGEEELPAKEEESGEDTATASDSEESDVAAATSDSEQSDAAATAPDAAPRDAAPSEFQESGSSTTEIPDAVEAPEKDEFDLTEPPPERLG; encoded by the coding sequence ATGCTTGGCATTGGCATGGGCGAAATGATTTTGATCGGTGTGATCGCGTTAATCATATTTGGCCCTGAAAAATTTCCCGACTTTGCAAAAATCGCCATACGTACCATGCGTGACATTCGCGGTTATATGGATGATATCCAAAGTGAAGTCACAAAAGAACTAAATCCTTTAAAAAAAGAGATCAAAAAACTCTCCTCAGAAACAGAAAGCTATATTGATAAACTGTCCAAGGAGACCGATTTATCAGACGTTCTCGATAACAAATCCACCCCATCCACCTCGTCGAACGTGGATCCTACCGACCGCCAAGATGATTCTTCTTATACCTACGCGCCTGTGCGATCAACGCCTCCCGGAGAAGAGGAGCTTCCGGCAAAAGAAGAGGAGTCCGGCGAGGATACAGCGACAGCGTCTGATTCAGAAGAAAGTGACGTTGCAGCGGCGACATCTGATTCCGAACAAAGCGATGCTGCCGCAACCGCGCCCGATGCGGCACCACGTGACGCAGCGCCTTCGGAGTTTCAGGAATCCGGCTCTTCAACAACAGAGATTCCCGATGCTGTGGAGGCACCTGAAAAAGATGAATTTGATTTGACGGAGCCGCCCCCCGAACGTCTGGGCTAA
- a CDS encoding methyltransferase domain-containing protein, giving the protein MPDSEQIREWTTFVNTISNGYKKSQLLFTAVKAGIFDLLETPQDSEAVAASLGWSERGVSLMLNGLVACGLLKKDESRYSNAPIAFATLAKKGQAYQGDIIKHNLGSWEHWSTLDERVRTGRGLASSEKRSGESLRNFILGMANTAQLSAQAVLSTMDLSPYGHMLDLGGGPGAYSIAFTQAYPNLRATLFDRADVVEIAKEQCAAAQCLHRIDFITGDCLNDDLGTGYDFVFISNLIHSFSEADNAALLRKVYHALEPGGMLLIKDFIVENDRSGPPFSLMFALHMLVHTEGGNTYSYDEIQAWTDEAGFEGGESIALTPQTRLWIVHKT; this is encoded by the coding sequence GTGCCTGATTCCGAACAAATACGTGAGTGGACCACTTTTGTAAACACCATTTCCAACGGATACAAAAAGTCTCAGTTACTTTTCACGGCAGTCAAAGCCGGTATTTTTGATCTCCTTGAAACGCCCCAAGACAGCGAGGCCGTGGCCGCGTCCTTAGGATGGAGCGAACGGGGTGTATCCCTGATGCTGAATGGTTTGGTTGCCTGTGGTTTGCTTAAGAAAGACGAAAGCCGCTACAGCAATGCGCCCATCGCCTTTGCCACCCTAGCGAAAAAAGGACAAGCCTATCAAGGGGACATTATTAAACATAATCTCGGCAGTTGGGAGCATTGGTCCACCCTAGATGAGCGTGTGCGGACCGGACGCGGTTTGGCATCAAGCGAAAAGCGAAGCGGCGAATCCCTGCGCAACTTTATCCTCGGCATGGCAAATACCGCTCAACTGAGTGCGCAAGCCGTGTTGTCCACCATGGATTTGTCGCCCTATGGACATATGCTCGACCTTGGCGGCGGGCCCGGAGCCTATTCGATTGCCTTTACCCAAGCCTATCCCAACCTAAGAGCGACCCTCTTTGATCGGGCGGATGTGGTAGAAATTGCCAAGGAGCAATGCGCAGCGGCGCAGTGCCTTCATCGTATTGATTTCATTACCGGTGATTGTCTCAACGATGATCTCGGCACGGGCTATGATTTCGTCTTCATCTCGAATTTGATTCACAGCTTCAGCGAAGCAGACAATGCCGCGCTGCTTCGCAAAGTCTATCATGCGCTGGAGCCGGGCGGAATGCTTTTGATCAAGGATTTCATAGTGGAAAACGACCGTTCAGGCCCGCCTTTTAGCCTGATGTTTGCGCTGCATATGTTGGTACACACCGAGGGCGGAAATACTTACAGCTATGATGAAATCCAAGCTTGGACGGATGAGGCGGGATTTGAAGGAGGAGAATCTATCGCCTTAACGCCGCAGACTCGCTTATGGATTGTCCACAAAACCTGA
- a CDS encoding 2-oxo acid dehydrogenase subunit E2 encodes MKEIVFDIQRRVVAHKTVESWQTIPHAGLVIDLDVTEVLSFVDALRQKEEYRDIRITMNSVILKIIAESIKESPEINSSISYSNKNGSGKVLYRDSIDIAVPMVTKEKRMITPIVRNLDRLSLPDVCRAMDELKRRANNTPIDLLLVEVSLLDTKERFFKGQFLSILRRIWANFFSAQRISMPPLKERRRFARVPLTERLGPADLLDATTLVSNGGTLVPGLPCHCVLLEIIPPQITAMGLTGIQRKPMVMKNEAGEESVAIRSIMPMTFYIDHRALDFEHVVGFLHRLHGLCAEPEELITL; translated from the coding sequence ATGAAAGAAATAGTATTCGATATTCAACGCCGTGTTGTAGCCCATAAGACGGTGGAATCATGGCAGACCATTCCCCATGCCGGTTTGGTCATTGATCTCGATGTAACGGAAGTGCTCAGCTTTGTTGATGCCTTACGTCAGAAGGAAGAATACCGAGACATCCGCATTACCATGAATTCGGTCATCTTGAAGATCATTGCGGAAAGTATTAAAGAATCCCCTGAAATCAATAGCTCCATATCCTATTCCAATAAAAACGGCTCCGGTAAAGTACTGTACCGCGACAGCATCGATATTGCCGTACCTATGGTGACCAAAGAGAAGCGCATGATCACGCCTATTGTGCGCAATCTGGACCGTTTGTCCCTTCCCGATGTATGCCGTGCCATGGACGAGTTGAAACGGCGCGCCAACAATACACCTATCGATTTGCTCCTCGTTGAGGTGAGTCTTCTCGATACGAAAGAACGATTCTTTAAGGGGCAGTTCCTGAGTATTTTAAGACGCATTTGGGCAAACTTTTTCAGCGCGCAACGTATCTCCATGCCGCCTCTAAAAGAACGCCGCCGTTTCGCCCGGGTTCCACTCACAGAAAGATTGGGTCCTGCCGATCTGCTTGATGCCACTACACTGGTGTCCAATGGCGGCACGCTTGTCCCGGGGCTTCCTTGTCATTGCGTCTTGCTCGAAATCATTCCGCCGCAAATTACGGCCATGGGGCTTACAGGAATTCAAAGAAAGCCCATGGTTATGAAAAACGAAGCGGGCGAAGAAAGTGTGGCTATCCGCAGTATTATGCCAATGACCTTCTATATAGATCATCGCGCCCTGGATTTTGAACATGTCGTCGGTTTTCTACACCGATTACATGGGCTTTGCGCGGAGCCCGAGGAATTGATCACGCTATAA